The Zeugodacus cucurbitae isolate PBARC_wt_2022May chromosome 4, idZeuCucr1.2, whole genome shotgun sequence genome includes the window ATTACAAAAATCAATCTCCTTGAATCGATATAGTTTTACTTTTTGAGTTATTGAAGTATTTAGTGGTGGAGCTCAGAATGCATAGAGCCAACAGACgtactaaaattaaatggatAATATCGAACATTTCAATAAATCTGTTGGTTGAAAAGCGAGGTCGTAAGAACGGACGTACTTAAGGGGGTCATCGTCATCCCATGTGAcggttttttagtgatttttaagattttttttctacttcttcCAGTAAATTGATAATGGTGTTTTAAGACCTAAAGTTTACATGCCATAAGAAGTTATCATCGAATAATGATGATTCACTCGTATGCcattttaaaacttataaggACCTTGTTATACCTAGTAACCGCCAGAGGCGCCACACAATTAAGTTTGAACAAATATCAAGCGATATATATAAGGCTACTGGTTTGGCCTAGTGAAACCCTGATCTGCAAACCAAAACCGTGCATATCCTCTGTAACTGCAAAGCCTTAATTATAGCGCCATATACAAACTCTGCATTATTAAGTTAAACGATGCAGAGTTGTAGTTTAGGTATACGGTATCAAAGCGCTATACGCCGCCTCACAGCCATATAACTTACTAAAATCGTTAgaaaaaacaattgaaagtaAAACAGCTGACTTTATACTCGTTACGCTTGTTTGTAACTGAACTGGAAtgctaaaaacaataaaactgcatgacaaaaaacaaaaaaattaaatgtgatcTAGCTTTTATTGCAAACATCCAACGCTTGGCAATGTGCAACAGACAATGCAAAGAGGCAGCAATATTGAAATGCAGGCAAAAGATATGAGATATGAAAATGATATAATGAATTCGGAAATGAAAAGCTGCAGCGGTAAATCATTGGCAACGAGCGCGACGGGAAAATGCCGCTGCAGCAGTAGAAATGCGACTTTTACAAAGCAACATTGTCCGCAATTCGGATTTCGCGGTCGCACGCTTACTTATGCGCACGCCAAAGCGAGCGCTTAATGTGAAAAGAGTGTAGCAGCACAACAGCAATTGCAGCGCAGAAAATGCAGTTCAAATTCAATATCTATTACAACATTTGCACGACAAAACCGCTGTGACCACAATAACCGCAAATGGAGCGAGTTGGCGCTCGAGCGCGATGCTAGATTTGTTGTAGGTGTGCGCGTGCGTCGGCGCATAAACGAGTAAGTGGAGCGCAAGAGCCAGTTTGCAGCAACTACATAACATGTATGTGAGTATGCGCGGAGAGCGCCGCTGAGATCGCCATTCCAAGCCAATCGAAAGTGAGTTTACACCGATGACGTCACATGCGGTGGGGTATGACGCGTGCGCCAACGTCAGCGACGCCGTCGATCGCTCCCAACGAAAGTGAAAACCAAACGAGCGCAACTAAGCGAAACGAATGCTATTGTACGACGAATTTGTGGGCCGTGGCCGGTTGTGCGCAATGCCGAAGACCGCAGATCTCATCAAGCGCTCGCGCGTCGCCagcatgcagcagcagcagcagcaacaaccgcAGCGACAAAAGACAAACAAAGCAAAatcagaaaaaacaacaaacaaacaacaaaaaagtgagcAACCAAAATGAGAAGGAAAAAAATGCACAAGTTGCCGTGGCTTGTTGGGCGCATATAAAAGAAGCTTTGGACGCTCGGCGGTTTGCAGATACTTTTTTGGTACCTACGAGGACGAACGAGCAGCGGTTTGGGTGTGTTGTtgcaaagtaaatgaaaataaagtttttctgtgtttaatattgttgttgtagttattgtgGGAGTGTGTGAATTCAAGCAAAGAACAACGCTCAGTTTTAAATAAcagtttccaaaaaaaattaaaatgtgctcTACAATGCGTTTACTCGCCCTTTTGGGTCTGATTGTGTTAGTGCGTGCGCAACAACAGAATGTTGATCCCGCTTATCTTCGTCAATACTATcaacaattgcaacagcaacaacaacatcagcaacaaggcgccgacgccacgcccatttatgAACAAAATTCCGAGCAAACACAACAATATGTGGCGCCAGGACAACAATTTCGCCTAAAGGATACCGTACGCGAACAGATACaggcgcagcaacaacaacaacaccaaggtGGTTATGTTGCGCCAGCGGTGCGTGATTACGCacagcatcagcagcaacagGTGAGCGCACGATGCAATATTTAAcggaataaatgaaaaataaatagaataaaaacaaaaataaaaaaaaaataatttattacaaaaatatataaaaattaaataataaaattaaaaaaaaaataatttatcagacattttttttttaattgaaacttGTGTCTCCCTCTACTTACAcgctaatttgcttttttgtCTCTCTGCATTTTACCAGCAATACCAGCCCCAGCAATATCGTCCACAGCCACAAGCCGTTAGTCCACCACGTCACTCACAGCCTCAGTATCAGCCACAGAAGGCTAAATTGCAGGCACAacgtccacaacaacaacaagccgaGGAGGAGGAATACGATGATGTAAGTAACAAATGTTCGACGAAATTGCCAATTAAACTTTTAAGACCAAAAaccgaaatctaaaaaatcttaaaaaaaaaaaatgactgaaACCATCTGTCACTGTGTGAGAGCAGCTTATACTCGTATTTCATTGAGCAAGTGGGTAGTTATATAAGTTACATAAGTGCAGCGCAATACCTTCAAGTGTCTTTAAGCACCGGTACTAGTAATGACAAATGCAGTAACAGCAATAACATTTGCTTAAATAATTGCCGTAATTCCAATTCATCACACGCCAATTGCTGCAATGAGCATTTAAATTGCTGCATTTTAATAGCTTTTGCTCGACACTTAAAGTGTTTAAAGTGTGATTGAGTTTAACAAGTCGCAATGAGATATATGTGATTGAGGTTTCCATAAAGATTTtacaaattgaaatgtttatataattttttttaattgttgaatGATTAACTTAAAACTCTAGTTTCTGTCCGACCATCGCTACGGTCTCATAATATTGTATCAGTTTATGGTTGCCAGTTATCGAGTTTACTGGGTTGAACTAGAACTGGGTTGAATTAGAGTTTTGGTTCTCTTTTGCCACATCCAATATTTCGAACTTaccttattgaaaaattttaagggACTAGTGCTTGGGTCCAcactttttttcgaaattatattcaaatatctTTGAATTATTAGGCGCTAGCCTAACACAAGTTAGTTTACTAAGTTGATACATCGATTGGCCTCCCTatgacattttttatacaaaaaaacaagaataacaaaagTAACCAAATTGTTTTGGGATAATAGGTGAGC containing:
- the LOC105210399 gene encoding putative mediator of RNA polymerase II transcription subunit 26; translated protein: MCSTMRLLALLGLIVLVRAQQQNVDPAYLRQYYQQLQQQQQHQQQGADATPIYEQNSEQTQQYVAPGQQFRLKDTVREQIQAQQQQQHQGGYVAPAVRDYAQHQQQQQYQPQQYRPQPQAVSPPRHSQPQYQPQKAKLQAQRPQQQQAEEEEYDDQNSSYQFGFDVKDDEFTNYQNRKEVRDGSVIKGSYSVVDSDGFIRTVKYTADPKEGFKAEVIREPTDIVVKIPTPAPQPLVRQTHKSQDYALKPSQQYHQQQPQYHQQYQQ